The segment GAAGAACATTACTGGGCGCTCCCGATCAATACAGGTGAACAACCAGACAAGCCCTTTCCAAGATCTGAAGAAAAGTGCCAGTGATGTGTCTGAGCAGTTCCGTAACAACTGGAAGACCAAAGCTGCATGCAGCTTATTTTCAAGAAAAAATGGCGTCTCCAGCACTAGCAAGCCGAAGCCCCGGGCACCCTTTGTCCTCGCCAATAAGTCACAGCTCGTTGGTATGGACGGGCCAAGGGATATGCTCATCAAGCACCTGGTAGGAGGAGAGGAGAGCGCACAGATCAAAATGGCATCCATTGTTGGAATGGCCGGCATGGGGAAAACAACCCTT is part of the Triticum aestivum cultivar Chinese Spring unplaced genomic scaffold, IWGSC CS RefSeq v2.1 scaffold256372, whole genome shotgun sequence genome and harbors:
- the LOC123172919 gene encoding disease resistance protein PIK5-NP-like, with product NITGRSRSIQVNNQTSPFQDLKKSASDVSEQFRNNWKTKAACSLFSRKNGVSSTSKPKPRAPFVLANKSQLVGMDGPRDMLIKHLVGGEESAQIKMASIVGMAGMGKTTLARLVYDAIGNKFQARAFVSVNPGGNIKDVLTSILQQIGAVLPSRASTEKCLINTISEFLKEKR